CTTCAATCCCATGGGCATCGCCGTTATCGGCCTCAAATATCGCACGCGTCCGCCGCATCTCCTGCCGAACGAAGGCATTCAGGCGCTCACCTTGCTCGATGCGAAACGCGCCATGCGCCTCGTGCGTCATCACGCTTCCGAGTGGGGCATCGATCCCGCCAAAGTCGGCGTCGTGGGTTACTCCGCTGGCGCGAACCTCGCGATGAATCTCGCCGCGAACTTCGATCTCGGTGATCCGCAGGCCACCGATCCCATCGAGTGCCTCAGCAGCCGTCCTGACTTCGCGGTAGGACTCGGGACGTGGCATTGGCGGAAGCCGGAGAACCCCTTCGTCTTCAAGGCGAACTCGCCGCCCGTCTATCTCGCCCACGCCACGACCGACAAGCCCGTCGAGATCGCCACGAACATCATCGCCGACTTGAAGAAGCTCGGCGTCCCCGCCCGCCTCGATCTCCACGAAGAAGGCGGCCACGGCGTCGGCAACCTCATCCCCCAACGCGTGAAAAACGGCTTCCCCGGCGCACAATGGCCGAAGCTGCTCGTCGAGTGGCTGGAAAGCCTGGGGAAGAAGCCTTGAAGGCAGCGGCCTTGATCAGGCAAGCACGAGGTGGGTACGGATTCCAGGCTCGACAGGTCGCGCCGTCAGCATAGACTGCCCGTATGCCAGCCACACTTGATGCTATCTCCAGTCAGGTCTTCATTCTCCCCGCCGAGCAGCGCATGCGTCTGGCACTCGCTTTGATGGAGAGTGTGGAGACTGACAACATGGCCTCTGCGAATGAGGCTTGGTCAGACGAAATTTCCCGCCGGATCGCAGCCTTCGACACTGGAGAGACCAGGACCGTTCCAGCCGTGGATGTTTTCCGCAAGCTCCGCGAGATTGCTCCAGATCGATGAACCTCGTTCTTGAGTTTCTTCCCGAGGCCGAGGCGGAAGCACAGTGCGTCACCGGCGATTACGAGGCCAAGGTTCCTGGACTCGGGGCGCGGTTCCGGCACGAACTGGAGGATGCTTGCTCGGCGATTGTTCAGCACCCGCTGCTTTGGCGGCTAAGGGAAGGCGGCTGGCGTCGAGTGAACCTGCCC
Above is a genomic segment from Prosthecobacter sp. containing:
- a CDS encoding alpha/beta hydrolase, whose amino-acid sequence is MRQFLSLLLVTSVFAELTPAERELMQQLGSDTPEPILLWPGKPPQFLENAAPEVIAENQRIRSVSVPTITPYLPPKEKHNGMAIVVCAGGGYGGHDWKTHVVYAAQVFNPMGIAVIGLKYRTRPPHLLPNEGIQALTLLDAKRAMRLVRHHASEWGIDPAKVGVVGYSAGANLAMNLAANFDLGDPQATDPIECLSSRPDFAVGLGTWHWRKPENPFVFKANSPPVYLAHATTDKPVEIATNIIADLKKLGVPARLDLHEEGGHGVGNLIPQRVKNGFPGAQWPKLLVEWLESLGKKP
- a CDS encoding type II toxin-antitoxin system RelE/ParE family toxin yields the protein MNLVLEFLPEAEAEAQCVTGDYEAKVPGLGARFRHELEDACSAIVQHPLLWRLREGGWRRVNLPGFPYYIAFIIRDERVIVVAVAHHARQPDYWKNRWP
- a CDS encoding addiction module protein; translated protein: MPATLDAISSQVFILPAEQRMRLALALMESVETDNMASANEAWSDEISRRIAAFDTGETRTVPAVDVFRKLREIAPDR